The Pseudonocardia broussonetiae DNA segment CCAGCCGCGCCACCAGCCACGGCACGGCGAGCTGGGTGCCGATCGTGGTGAGCATCAGCGCGCCCGTGGTGCTGCCGGCGGCGAGCTCGCCCGCGCCCGAGACCCACAGCGGGACCACCGGCAGCAGCAGCGCGTACCCGCCGAAGCCGAGCACCGTGGCGAGGAGCATGAGCCGGAACGGCCACGACCGCATGCCCGCCACGGGCGTCAGGGCCGCCACACGCGCCGCTCGGTGACCACGGCCGTGACGAGGTCGGCCGGGGTCACGTCGAACGCCGGGTTCCAGGCCGGGGCGTGCGCCGTCACCTCGTCGGCGGCGCGCTCCTCGATCTCGATGTGCGCGCCGTCCGGGGTGGCCGGGTCGACCGTGCTCTCCGGCGCGGCCACGACGAACGGGATCCCGGCGCGGGCCGCCGCCAGGGCGAGCGGGTAGGTGCCGATCTTGTTCGCGACGTCGCCGTTGGCGGCCACCCGGTCGGCGCCCACGACCACCGCGTCGACGAGGCCGCGCGCGATCAGCGAGGGCCCCGCCCCGTCGACGACGACGTGGTGGTCGATGCCCTCGGCGGCCAGCTCGAGCGCGGTGATCCGGGCGCCCTGCAGCAGCGGCCGCGTCTCGTCGGCGACCACGTGCGCCACGCGACCCCGCCCGTGCAGCGAGCGGACGACGCCCAGCGCCGTGCCCCACTCGACGCACGCGAGCGCGCCGGCGTTGCAGTGGGTGTGCAGGCGCAGCGGCCGGTCGCCGCAGAGCGCGGTGAGCAGGTCGGCGCCGCGGTCGCCGATCGCGTGGCAGGCGGCGATGTCCTCGTCGCGCAGGGCCAGCGCGGCGGCGAGGGCGGCCTCCGGCCCGCCGGACAGGGCGGCCCGGGCCCGCTCGACGCCCACGGCCAGGTTGACGGCGGTGGGACGGGCGGCGGCGAGCCGGTCGCACGCGGCGTCCAGGGCGGCGCCGTGCAGGGTCCGCGCGGCCAGCGCCACACCGAGCGCCCCGGCGACGCCGAGTGCGGGCGCCCCGCGCACGACCAGCCTGCGGATCGCGTCGACCAGGGCGTCGACGTCGCCGATCGTGGTGGTCCGGAGCTCGGGGAGCGCGGTCTGGTCGACCAGCACGACACCCCCCGCACCGGTCGATCCGTCCCAGTCGATCGTCCGCGGCAGCACGGCCGTGAGCCTATGTCGCAAGTTGCGACGACTTCTCCGGTTGGTATCGGGTAGTACTGTCGCTTAGCCTCCCTACAAGCAGGAGTTAGAGGAGCCTAATGATCGGCGATCGAGTGCCCGAGTGCTGCACGCTGGCGCACACCAGCGCGGTGGAGGACACGCTGCGCACGGTCTTCGTGCGCAGCGGCCGCGGCGAGCCCGTCAGCACGTCCGCGCTGGCCGACGAGCTGGGTGTGAGCGCCCCCACCGTCTCGATCATGCTCAAGCGGCTCACCGCGGCCGGGCTGCTGCGGCGCACCGACGGTCACCTCGCCGCCCTCACCGACCACGGCACCGCCCACGCCCGCGACGTCGTGCGGCGCCACCGGCTGCTGGAGGCGTTCCTGGCGCAGGAGCTGGGCGTGCCGTGGGACGAGGTGCACGCCGAGGCCGAC contains these protein-coding regions:
- the mtnA gene encoding S-methyl-5-thioribose-1-phosphate isomerase is translated as MPRTIDWDGSTGAGGVVLVDQTALPELRTTTIGDVDALVDAIRRLVVRGAPALGVAGALGVALAARTLHGAALDAACDRLAAARPTAVNLAVGVERARAALSGGPEAALAAALALRDEDIAACHAIGDRGADLLTALCGDRPLRLHTHCNAGALACVEWGTALGVVRSLHGRGRVAHVVADETRPLLQGARITALELAAEGIDHHVVVDGAGPSLIARGLVDAVVVGADRVAANGDVANKIGTYPLALAAARAGIPFVVAAPESTVDPATPDGAHIEIEERAADEVTAHAPAWNPAFDVTPADLVTAVVTERRVWRP